The following are encoded in a window of Peromyscus maniculatus bairdii isolate BWxNUB_F1_BW_parent chromosome X, HU_Pman_BW_mat_3.1, whole genome shotgun sequence genomic DNA:
- the Chst7 gene encoding carbohydrate sulfotransferase 7, which produces MKGRRRRRREYCKFTLLLVLYTLLLLLVPSVLDSGSEQDKGVRNCPGLQRSLGVWSLEAAAAGEREQGAEVRSRAEGDAGRSPGSPSNLSAVGEAVAQEKQHIYVHATWRTGSSFLGELFNQHPDVFYLYEPMWHLWQALYPGDAESLQGALRDMLRSLFRCDFSVLRLYAQSGDPTAGAPDSANLTTAMLFRWRTNKVICSPPLCPAAPRARSEVGLVEDKACESSCPPVPLRALEAECRKYPVVVIKDVRLLDLGVLVPLLRDPGLNLKVVQLFRDPRAVHNSRLKSRHGLLRESIQVLRTRQRGDRFHRVLLAHGVGARPGGQTRALPSAPRADFFLTSALEVICEAWLRDLLFARGAPTWLRRRYLRLRYEDLVWQPQAQLRRLLRFSGLRALASLDAFAFNMTRGSAYGADRPFHLSARDAREAVYAWRERLSQEQVRQVEAACAPAMRLLAYPRSRDKGDVETAREGETPLETKANWAT; this is translated from the coding sequence ATGAagggccggcggcggcggcgccgagAGTACTGCAAGTTCACGCTGCTCTTGGTGCTGTACACGCTTCTGCTACTGCTTGTCCCCTCTGTACTGGACAGTGGCAGCGAGCAGGACAAGGGCGTCAGGAACTGCCCCGGACTGCAGCGCAGCTTGGGCGTGTGGAGCTtggaggcggcggcggctggAGAGCGTGAGCAGGGCGCGGAGGTGCGGTCCCGGGCCGAAGGAGACGCGGGTAGATCCCCTGGGTCCCCAAGCAACCTCAGCGCAGTCGGTGAGGCGGTGGCCCAGGAGAAGCAACACATCTATGTGCATGCCACCTGGCGTACCGGCTCGTCCTTTCTAGGCGAACTCTTCAACCAGCACCCGGACGTTTTCTACTTGTACGAGCCTATGTGGCATCTGTGGCAGGCGCTGTATCCGGGCGACGCTGAGAGCCTGCAAGGCGCGCTGAGAGACATGCTGCGCTCCCTCTTCCGCTGTGACTTCTCCGTGCTGCGGCTGTACGCGCAGTCCGGAGACCCCACAGCGGGGGCACCGGACTCGGCCAACCTCACTACGGCCATGCTCTTCCGCTGGCGGACCAACAAGGTCATCTGCTCGCCGCCGCTGTGCCCTGCCGCGCCCCGCGCTCGCTCCGAGGTTGGCCTCGTCGAGGACAAAGCCTGCGAAAGTAGCTGCCCGCCCGTGCCGCTCCGCGCCCTGGAGGCCGAGTGCCGCAAGTACCCGGTGGTGGTCATCAAGGACGTCCGGCTGCTCGACCTGGGCGTACTAGTGCCCCTGCTCCGTGACCCCGGCCTCAACCTGAAGGTGGTGCAGCTCTTCCGTGACCCGCGGGCGGTGCACAACTCTCGTCTCAAGTCGAGGCACGGGCTGCTGCGCGAGAGCATCCAGGTGCTACGCACGCGCCAGAGGGGGGACCGTTTCCACCGGGTGCTTCTGGCGCACGGCGTGGGTGCCCGTCCGGGAGGCCAGACCCGAGCGCTGCCCTCCGCGCCGCGAGCCGATTTCTTCCTAACCAGCGCGCTCGAGGTGATCTGTGAGGCCTGGCTGCGCGATCTGCTATTCGCGCGCGGCGCGCCCACTTGGCTGAGGCGTCGCTACCTGAGGCTGCGCTATGAGGACCTGGTGTGGCAGCCGCAAGCCCAGCTGCGCCGCCTGCTGCGCTTCTCTGGGCTGCGGGCGCTTGCCTCGCTTGATGCCTTCGCGTTCAACATGACACGCGGCTCAGCCTACGGCGCCGATCGGCCCTTCCACTTGTCTGCTCGGGACGCCCGAGAGGCTGTGTACGCCTGGCGAGAACGTCTGAGCCAAGAGCAGGTGCGCCAGGTGGAGGCCGCCTGTGCCCCCGCCATGCGACTGCTGGCCTACCCTCGCAGCAGAGACAAGGGCGATGTGGAGACCGCCAGGGAAGGGGAGACACCCCTGGAGACCAAGGCCAATTGGGCCACGTAA